The following DNA comes from Ornithinimicrobium avium.
CGTGCCGGGCAAGGCGGCCGAGCTGCTCTCCTACGGCGTCGACGTGCTCGTCGTGGACACGGCCCACGGCCACCAGGACAAGATGCTCCACGCGCTGCCGCAGGTGGTCACCGCCCGCGACGCCCACGAGGCCGCGACCGGCCGTCGGGTCCCCGTCGTCGCGGGCAACGTCGTCTCCCGCGCCGGCGTGGAGGACCTCGTCGCCGCCGGGGCCGACGTCGTCAAGGTCGGCGTCGGGCCGGGGGCGATGTGCACCACCCGGATGATGACCGGCGTCGGCCGGCCGCAGTTCTCCGCCGTGCTCGAGTGCGCGGAGGCGGCGCGCGAGAGCGGTGCGCAGGTGTGGGCGGACGGCGGCGTGAAGTATCCGCGCGACGTCGCCCTGGCGCTCGCCGCCGGCGCAGCCTCGGTCATGGTGGGGTCGTGGTTCGCCGGGACCCTCGAGTCGCCCGGCGACCTCATGCGCGACGCCGACGGCCGCTCCTACAAGGAGTCCTTCGGGATGGCCTCGGCCCGCGCGGTGAAGAACCGGACCAGGGACCTGTCCGCCTTCGAGCGGGCCCGCTCCTCGCTCTTCGAGGAGGGCATCTCCTCGGGCCGCATGTTCCTCGACCCGCACCGGCCCGGCGTCGAGGACCTGCTCGACCAGATCGTCTCGGGCGTGCGCAGCGCCTTCACCTACGCCGGCGCCCGGTCGATCGGCGAGTTCCACACCCGCGCGGTGGTCGGGATCCAGGGGGCGGCGGGCTACGAGGAGGGCAGGCCGCGGCACACCTCCTGGTGAGGCCGGCTCAGCCTTCCTCGTCCAGCGCGTACCAGGCGGCGCCCACGATGCCGGCGCTGTTCCTCAGCTGCGCCGGCACGATGCGGGCGCGCAGGTCGAGGCGGGGGAGGAACTTCTCGGCGTCCTTGGACACGCCGCCGCCCACGATCAGCAGGTCGGGGGAGAAGAGCTTCTCGATCGTGGAGTAGTAGACCTGCAGGCGCTCGGCCCACTCCTTCCAGGAGAGGTCCTCCTCGGTCTTGACGCTGCTGGCCGCGCGCGTCTCCGCGTCGTGACCGTCGATCTCCAGGTGCCCCAGCTCGGTGTTGGGCACGAGGATCCCGTCGACGAAGAGGGCCGAGCCGATGCCGGTGCCCAGCGTGGTGAGGAGCACGACGCCCTTCTCGTCCAGGCCCGCGCCGTAGTGCATCTCGGCGACGCCGGCGGCGTCCGCGTCGTTGACCACGTGCACCGGCCGGTCCAGCGCCTCGGTGAACATCGCGTCGGCGTCGGTGCCGATCCATCCCTTGTCGATGTTGGCCGCGGACTCCACGACCCCGGCGCGCACGACGGCCGGGATGGTGATGCCGACCGGCGAGCCGGGCGCGACGCTCCCGGAGAAGTGCTCCACGATCTGGGCGACGACCTCGACGACGTCACCCGGGGCCGCGCCCTTCGGGGTGTCGATCCGCTTGCGCTTCTCGGCGAGCTCGCCCTTGTCGAGGTCGACCGGGGCACCCTTGATGCCGCTGCCGCCGATGTCGATGCCGAGGATGTGCTTCGCTGCCATGGGTGACAGGGTATGCGGTGCCAGCGCCCTCGCGCGTCAGGGCAGGGTGAGGATCTCGGCGCCGGAGTCGGTGATGAGGATCGTGTGCTCGAACTGCGCCGACGGGCGTCCGTCGGCGGTCAGGACGGTCCACCCGTCGTCCCACTCGACCCATTCGTGGGTGCCCAGGTTGAGCATCGGCTCGATGGTGAAGGTCATGCCGGGCTCGATGAGCGTGTCGTAGGCGGGGGCGGCGTCGTAGTGGGGGACGACCAGCCCGGAGTGGAAGGCCTCACCGACGCCGTGACCGGTGAAGTCGCGCACCACGCCGTAGCCGAAGCGCCGCGCGTAGCTCTCGATGACCCGCCCGATGACGTTGATCTCCCGGCCCGGACGTGCCGCGCGGATCCCTCGCAGGAGCGCCTCGTGCGTCCGCTCCACCAGCAGCCTGGTCTCCTCGGCGACGTCGCCGCACAGGAAGGTGGCGTTGTTGTCGCCGTGCACGCCACCGAGGTAGGCGGTGACGTCGATGTTGCAGATGTCGCCGTCCTGCAGCTCCCGGTCGTCGGGGATGCCGTGGCAGACCACCTCGTTGACCGAGGTGCACAGCGACTTGGGGTAGCCGCGGTAGCCCAGCGTCGAGGGGTAGGCGCCGTGGTCGAGGAGGAACTCGTGCCCGACCCGGTCGATCTCGTCGGTGGTCACGCCCGGACGCACCAGCTGTCCGCAGACCTGCAGCGCCTGGGCCGCCACCCGGGAGGCCACCCTGATGCGCTCGACCGTCTCGGCGTCCTTGATCTCCGACCCGGTGAAGGGCGCGGGCGCGGGGCGGTCGACGTACTCCGGCCGGGAGATCGAGGCGGGCACGGGACGGCGCGGGCTCACGGTCCCCCGGGCGAGAGGTGCGGTGGTCGACATAGGGTGGATTCTAGGTCGTGCGGCTGCGCGGCCAGGACCCAGCAGGACCCAGCACGAGAGGCAGGCAGGCATGGCCGCGCAGTACTGGTTCAACACCCGCACCCGCCAGGTCGAGGCGGGCGACGACCCCGAGCGGGCCCGCAGCAACGACCTGCTCGGTCCCTACGACACCCAGGAGGAGGCCTCGCGCGCGCTGGAGATCGCGGCCGCACGCACGGAGGCCTGGGACGAGGAGGAGCGCGCCGACGACGAGTGGCGCACCGGAGACCCGCAGGCCTCGGACTGGGACAGCAACCCGCTCAACGACTGACGCCGCCGGCGGACACGCCATGGACGAGGTCCTCGTGGAGCGCGTCCTGCGCGCCGTGGAGCAGGTGCCGCCGGGCCGGGTGGTCTCCTACGGCGACCTCGCCGCGCTGGTGGGCACCGGTCCGCGGCAGGTCGGCGCGGTGATGCGCCACTGGGGCGCCGAGGTCACCTGGTGGCGGGTCACCAGCCACGCGGGGGACCTGCGCGCCGACCTGCTCGCCCGGGCGCGGCCGCACTGGGACCAGGAGGGCATCGAGGTCAGGCCGGACGGGCGGGGCTGCCCGATCGCGGTCTACCGGGCCGACCTGGTCCGGCTGGGAGCCGACTACGCCGGTGCGGTGGCCGACCTCGAGGACGCAGGGTCGGGGACACGCTCGCCCGCACCGGAGGACCATGCCGGTGATGCGGCAGGATGGGCGACATGAACCGCCAGCAGGAGTACGTCCTCCGCACCATCGAGGAGAGGGACCTGCGCTTCGTCCGGCTGTGGTTCACCGACCTCCTGGGCACCCTGAAGTCGGTGGCGGTCGCCCCGGCCGAGCTGGAGCAGGCGTTCACCGAGGGCATCGGCTTCGACGGCAGCGTCATCGAGGGCTTCACCCGCGTCTACGAGGCGGACATGGTCGTCCAGCCCGACGCGGACACCTTCCAGGTGCTGCCCTGGCGCGAGCGCACCGCGCGGATGTTCTGCGACATCCACATGCCCGACGGGACGCCGGCGCAGACCGACTCCCGGCACATCCTGCGGCGCGCGCTGGACTCGGCGGCCCAGGAGGGCTTCACCTTCTACACCCACCCCGAGATCGAGTTCTACCTGTTCAAGGAGCCCTACGACCCGACCGTGGGGCCGGTCCCGGTGGACCAGGCCGGCTACTTCGACCACGTGGCCCGCGGCGACGGCCACGACTTCCGGCGGGCGGCCATCGAGATGCTGGAGCAGATGGGCATCTCGGTGGAGTTCAGCCACCACGAGGGCGGGCCGGGGCAGCAGGAGATCGACCTGCGCTACGCCGACGCGCTGTCGATGGCGGACAACATCATGACCTTCCGCACGGTCGTGCGCGAGGTCGCGCTGCAGGAGCGCGCCTTCGCCACCTTCATGCCCAAGCCGCTGGCCCAGCACCCCGGCTCCGGCATGCACACCCACCTCTCGCTCTTCGAGGGCGACACCAACGCCTTCTACGAGCCGGGGGCCCCCTACGAGCTGTCCCAGACCGGGCGCCGCTTCATGGCCGGCGTGCTCGCGCACAGCCGCGAGATCAGCGCGGTCACCAACCAGTGGGTCAACTCCTACAAGCGGCTGTGGGGCGGGGGCGAGGCGCCGGCCTACGTCTGCTGGGGGCACAACAACCGGTCCGCGCTGGCCCGGGTGCCGATGTACTCCATCGGCAAGGGCCACTCCCGGCGTGTCGAGGTCCGCTCGATCGACGCCGCCTGCAACCCCTACCTCACCTACGCGGTCGTGCTGGCCTCGGGGCTGCGCGGGATCCGCGAGGGCTACGACCTGCCGGTCGAGGCCGAGGACGACGTGTGGGCGCTCACCGACGCCGAGCGCCGGGCGCTGGGCATCGACCCCCTCCCGCAGAGCCTCGGGGAGGCGGTCGCGGTGATGGAGGGCTCGGACCTGGTCGCCGAGGTGCTCGGGGAGCAGGTGTTCGACTTCTACCTGCGCAACAAGTGGCAGGAGTGGGGCGACTACCGCTCGCAGGTCACCCGCTTCGAGCTCGACCGCTACCTGCTCCGCCTCTAGGGGGTATGGCGTGAGCCAGGACCCCCGGGGCGCGCACCCCGGGCGCAGCACGGGTGGGGGCGGCCGCGCCGGCGGCGGGACCGGACGGCTGGTCCGGGCCGGGCTGACCGACACCGGCCGGGCGGCGGGGCACCTGCAGGAGGTGGAGGCCCGCGCGGGCGACCTGGACACGGTCTCGCTGCTCGCCGACCTGGGCCTGGTCGCCGACCCGGACGGTGCGCTGCTCATGCTCGTGCGCCTGCTCGACCCGTCCGCGACCGGGCGCGACGGACGGCCCGCGGCCGCGCACGTGCTCCCGGTGCTGCGCGGCGGTGGCGACCCCCGCCGCCGGCTGCTCGCCCTGCTCGGCGGATCGGTCGCCCTCGGTGACCACCTGCTGCGCCACCCGGAGCACGTCGGCGTGGTGGCCGAGGGGCGCCCGCCCGAGCCGGAGCAGGTGGTCGAGGCGGTCCGCGGGCACAGCGGCCGCGAGGGCGCGGAGGCGCTGCGCGTCGCCTACCGGCGCGAGCTGCTGCGCGTGGCCACGGCCGATCTGACCAGCGAGGACCCGGTCGCGCTCATGCCGCAGGTGGGAGCGGCCCTGGCAGACCTGGCCGCGGCCGCGCTGCGGGGTGCGCTGCTCCTGGCGCGGGCCGACACTGAAGGGGAGGAGACGTGCGACCTGGCCGTGGTCGCCATGGGCAAGACCGGCGGCCGGGAGCTCAACTACGTCAGCGACGTCGACGTGATCTTCCTCGCGGCGCCGCGCGACGACCACGAGGAGGAGGCCGCGCTGGGCGTCGGGGCCGCGCTGGCCAGCGCGGTCATCCGGATCTGCGGGCAGAGCACCGCCGAAGGGGCGCTGTGGCAGGTGGACGCCGCGCTGCGGCCCGAGGGCAGGCGTGGCCCGCTGGTGCGCAGCCTGGAGTCGCACAAGGAGTACTACCGCCGCTGGGCCAAGACCTGGGAGTTCCAGGCGCTGCTCAAGGCGCGGCACGTGGCGGGGGAGGAGCACCTGACCCAGGAGTGGCTGGACGTCGTGCGCCCCATGGTGTGGGACGCGTCCGGGCGAGAGCACTTCGTCGACGACGTCCAGGCGATGCGCCGCCGGGTCGAGGACAACGTCCGCGCCGAGGAGGCCGACCGCCAGCTCAAGCTGGGACCCGGCGGGCTGCGCGACATCGAGTTCAGCGTGCAGCTGCTCCAGCTCGTGCACGGCCGGGCCGACGACGAGCTGCGCTCGGGCACCACCCTGGAGGCACTGGCCGCGCTGCGCGACGGCGGCTACGTCGGCCGCGACGACGCCAGGGTGCTGGACGAGGCCTACCGGCTGCTGCGCTGCCTGGAGCACCGGGTCCAGCTGCACCGCATGCGCCGCACCCACCTGATGCCCACCGCTCCTGCCGAGCTGCGCCAGCTCGGGCGGGCCATGGGGGAGCGCGGCGACGCGCAGACCGCGGTGGTGCAGCGCTGGCGCGCGGTCCAGCGGGACGTGCGGCGCCTGCACGAGCGGCTCTTCTACCGCCCGCTGCTCAGTGCCGTCGCGCGGCTGTCGACGGAGGAGGCGCGGTTGTCGCCGGAGGCGGCGCGTGCCCGTCTGGCCGCGCTGGGCTTCCGCGACCCGGCCGGCGCCATGCGGCACATCGGCTCCCTCACCGACGGCCTCAGCCGCCGGGCCACGATCCAGCGCCACCTGCTGCCGGTCATGCTCTCCTGGTTCGCCGACGGCGCGGACCCGGACGCCGGCCTGCTCGCCTTCCGCCAGATCAGCGACGCCCTGGGCACCACGCACTGGTACCTCGGCATGCTCCGCGACGAGGGCAGCGCCGCCCAGCGGCTCGCCGGTGTCCTCGCCTCGAGCCGGTATGCCGTGGACCTCCTCCTGCGCTCGCCGGGGACGGTGTCGGTGCTGGGCGACCAGACCGGCCAGGGACCCCCGGACCGGGCCGCCCTCGTCACCCGGATGTCGGCCGCCGCCGAGCGGCAGGAGCGGGCCGAGGAGGCCTTCCTCGCGGTGCGCGGGGTCCGGGCCCGCGAGCTGGTCAGGGTCGTGCTGGGCCACCTTGTCGGGGGCTGGACCGATGACCAGGTGCGCGCCGCGCTGACCGACCTCACCGAGGCCTATCTCGAGGCCGCCCTGCGCGTGGCCCGGGCCCGGGTGCTGGCCCGGCGCGAGGAGGAGCCGGCGGCAGTCGTGGTCGTCGTCGGCATGGGCCGGCTCGGTGGACGCGAGATGGGCTACGCCAGCGACGCGGACGTCATGTACGTCTACGACCCGCTCCCGGGGGCGACGCCGGAGCTGGCCGGCGAGCAGGCGGCCGACGTCCTGGGCGAGCTGCGCCGGGGCCTCGCCGGCAGCGAGGGCCCCGACCCGGTCCTGGAGCTCGACGCCGACCTGCGTCCCGAGGGCCGCAGCGGTCCGCTCGTGCGCAGCCTCGAGGCCTACCGGGCCTACTACGCGCGCTGGTCGGCCGGCTGGGAGTCCCAGGCGCTGCTGAGGGCCCGGCCCGTCGCCGGGGACGAGGCCCTGGCCGCCGCGTTCACCGAGCTCGTCGAGCCGCTGCGCTGGCCCGAGGACGGGATCAGCGACCACGCCGTGCACGAGATCCGCAGGCTCAAGGCCAGGGTGGAGGCCGAGCGCCTGCCGCGCGGCGCCGATCCGCGCACCCACCTCAAGCTCGGCCGCGGGGGGCTCTCCGACGTCGAGTGGGTGGTCCAGCTCCTCCAGCTGCAGCACGCGCACGCGCTGCCCGCGCTCCAGACCACCAGCACGCTGCAGGCGCTCGCCGGCCTCGTCGACGCGGGCCTGGTGCGGGCGGAGGATGCGACCCAGCTCGAGCACGCGTGGCGTCTGGCCTCCCGGATCCGCGGCGCGGGCGTGGTGTGGCGAGGCCGCGCGGTCGACTCGGTGCCCAGCAGCCTGCGGGACGCCGAGGGTGTCTCCCGGGTGATGGGCCGACCCCCGGGACGCGGGACCGACCTGGCCGAGGAGTGGCGGCGCGCCGGGCGGCACGCGCGGGCGGTCGTCGAGCGGCTCTTCTACGGCGAGGCCGGTGCCCTTCCGACGAGGGCGACGGAGCCGGCGGTCCGGGGCCGGCAACGGCTGCCGGGCCGCGCGGCGGGGTTCCGGCGGGCCGCCACCGGCCCACCGCCGTCGCCGCGACGCTTCCCTCGGCCGCGCCCCGGCGACGGCCCGGCGCGGCCCTCGTAGGATGTCCGGGTGACCAGCCCCGCCGACCCCGCGAGCCCGCGCACCGTGCCTGCGCGGAGCGTCTCCAGGGGCCTGCTTCTCCTGGCCGGCGCCCCCACCGAGGTCGCGGACTGGGCCGCGCGCAGCGTGGTCCCGCTGTTCCTGGTGCCCACCGGCGAGTGGACCGGGGCGACCGTGGCGGGGGACTCCCGGGTCGCGGCACCCTACGACGACGCGGCGACCGTGCTGGCCGCCCGGCCGGTGCCGGGGCGGGCCGGGCCCGCCCTGGGCTTCTTCCAGATCGAGGGTCGGGCCGTCCTCACCGTGCACGCCTACGGCCGCCGACGTGGCCCCGGCTGGGTCGTCTGGGAGCCGGACGCCGGCCTGCTGCGCCCGCCGGGCCTCCAGCTCGCCGGCCCGGCCGAGATCGTGAGGGTCGCCGGGGCCGCGCCGGAGGTGCGCGACGAGCTCGTCGACCTGCTCCACGAGACCCGTGCCCGCCCTCTCGTGATGCTGCAGGCCGTGCTCGCCACCCTCGGCCTTCCGCTGGCCCGTCTCCTGGAAGACCCGGCGGCCGCAGGGTCGCTCGAGGGCGTGACCCGGCACGAGCCGCGTCCGCGCGAGGTGGGCTGGTTCGAGGACGCGGTCGCCGACGGGGTCCGGCTGCGCCGCGAGCTCGGCGTGCTGCAGTGAGCGCTCCTTACG
Coding sequences within:
- a CDS encoding GuaB1 family IMP dehydrogenase-related protein is translated as MEFLNGMRPGHDLTYDDVFMVPSRSSVTSRLDVDLRTPDGVGTTIPVVVANMTAVAGRRMAETVARRGGIAVLPQDIPLPEVRKTVERVRSSHPVYETPIVVERSAPVAQLLSVMHKRAHRAAVVVEAGRPIGVVTEADTQGVDRFASAGHVMEEPRVVLEEGVDLREAFDLMEEAHAGLAPVVAGGLLRGIVTRTGLLRSAIYAPALDAEGRLCVGAAVGINGDVPGKAAELLSYGVDVLVVDTAHGHQDKMLHALPQVVTARDAHEAATGRRVPVVAGNVVSRAGVEDLVAAGADVVKVGVGPGAMCTTRMMTGVGRPQFSAVLECAEAARESGAQVWADGGVKYPRDVALALAAGAASVMVGSWFAGTLESPGDLMRDADGRSYKESFGMASARAVKNRTRDLSAFERARSSLFEEGISSGRMFLDPHRPGVEDLLDQIVSGVRSAFTYAGARSIGEFHTRAVVGIQGAAGYEEGRPRHTSW
- the ppgK gene encoding polyphosphate--glucose phosphotransferase, yielding MAAKHILGIDIGGSGIKGAPVDLDKGELAEKRKRIDTPKGAAPGDVVEVVAQIVEHFSGSVAPGSPVGITIPAVVRAGVVESAANIDKGWIGTDADAMFTEALDRPVHVVNDADAAGVAEMHYGAGLDEKGVVLLTTLGTGIGSALFVDGILVPNTELGHLEIDGHDAETRAASSVKTEEDLSWKEWAERLQVYYSTIEKLFSPDLLIVGGGVSKDAEKFLPRLDLRARIVPAQLRNSAGIVGAAWYALDEEG
- the map gene encoding type I methionyl aminopeptidase, whose product is MSTTAPLARGTVSPRRPVPASISRPEYVDRPAPAPFTGSEIKDAETVERIRVASRVAAQALQVCGQLVRPGVTTDEIDRVGHEFLLDHGAYPSTLGYRGYPKSLCTSVNEVVCHGIPDDRELQDGDICNIDVTAYLGGVHGDNNATFLCGDVAEETRLLVERTHEALLRGIRAARPGREINVIGRVIESYARRFGYGVVRDFTGHGVGEAFHSGLVVPHYDAAPAYDTLIEPGMTFTIEPMLNLGTHEWVEWDDGWTVLTADGRPSAQFEHTILITDSGAEILTLP
- a CDS encoding methionine aminopeptidase, with protein sequence MAAQYWFNTRTRQVEAGDDPERARSNDLLGPYDTQEEASRALEIAAARTEAWDEEERADDEWRTGDPQASDWDSNPLND
- a CDS encoding MGMT family protein, coding for MDEVLVERVLRAVEQVPPGRVVSYGDLAALVGTGPRQVGAVMRHWGAEVTWWRVTSHAGDLRADLLARARPHWDQEGIEVRPDGRGCPIAVYRADLVRLGADYAGAVADLEDAGSGTRSPAPEDHAGDAAGWAT
- a CDS encoding glutamine synthetase family protein, with the translated sequence MNRQQEYVLRTIEERDLRFVRLWFTDLLGTLKSVAVAPAELEQAFTEGIGFDGSVIEGFTRVYEADMVVQPDADTFQVLPWRERTARMFCDIHMPDGTPAQTDSRHILRRALDSAAQEGFTFYTHPEIEFYLFKEPYDPTVGPVPVDQAGYFDHVARGDGHDFRRAAIEMLEQMGISVEFSHHEGGPGQQEIDLRYADALSMADNIMTFRTVVREVALQERAFATFMPKPLAQHPGSGMHTHLSLFEGDTNAFYEPGAPYELSQTGRRFMAGVLAHSREISAVTNQWVNSYKRLWGGGEAPAYVCWGHNNRSALARVPMYSIGKGHSRRVEVRSIDAACNPYLTYAVVLASGLRGIREGYDLPVEAEDDVWALTDAERRALGIDPLPQSLGEAVAVMEGSDLVAEVLGEQVFDFYLRNKWQEWGDYRSQVTRFELDRYLLRL
- a CDS encoding bifunctional [glutamine synthetase] adenylyltransferase/[glutamine synthetase]-adenylyl-L-tyrosine phosphorylase — its product is MSQDPRGAHPGRSTGGGGRAGGGTGRLVRAGLTDTGRAAGHLQEVEARAGDLDTVSLLADLGLVADPDGALLMLVRLLDPSATGRDGRPAAAHVLPVLRGGGDPRRRLLALLGGSVALGDHLLRHPEHVGVVAEGRPPEPEQVVEAVRGHSGREGAEALRVAYRRELLRVATADLTSEDPVALMPQVGAALADLAAAALRGALLLARADTEGEETCDLAVVAMGKTGGRELNYVSDVDVIFLAAPRDDHEEEAALGVGAALASAVIRICGQSTAEGALWQVDAALRPEGRRGPLVRSLESHKEYYRRWAKTWEFQALLKARHVAGEEHLTQEWLDVVRPMVWDASGREHFVDDVQAMRRRVEDNVRAEEADRQLKLGPGGLRDIEFSVQLLQLVHGRADDELRSGTTLEALAALRDGGYVGRDDARVLDEAYRLLRCLEHRVQLHRMRRTHLMPTAPAELRQLGRAMGERGDAQTAVVQRWRAVQRDVRRLHERLFYRPLLSAVARLSTEEARLSPEAARARLAALGFRDPAGAMRHIGSLTDGLSRRATIQRHLLPVMLSWFADGADPDAGLLAFRQISDALGTTHWYLGMLRDEGSAAQRLAGVLASSRYAVDLLLRSPGTVSVLGDQTGQGPPDRAALVTRMSAAAERQERAEEAFLAVRGVRARELVRVVLGHLVGGWTDDQVRAALTDLTEAYLEAALRVARARVLARREEEPAAVVVVVGMGRLGGREMGYASDADVMYVYDPLPGATPELAGEQAADVLGELRRGLAGSEGPDPVLELDADLRPEGRSGPLVRSLEAYRAYYARWSAGWESQALLRARPVAGDEALAAAFTELVEPLRWPEDGISDHAVHEIRRLKARVEAERLPRGADPRTHLKLGRGGLSDVEWVVQLLQLQHAHALPALQTTSTLQALAGLVDAGLVRAEDATQLEHAWRLASRIRGAGVVWRGRAVDSVPSSLRDAEGVSRVMGRPPGRGTDLAEEWRRAGRHARAVVERLFYGEAGALPTRATEPAVRGRQRLPGRAAGFRRAATGPPPSPRRFPRPRPGDGPARPS